A portion of the Simkania negevensis Z genome contains these proteins:
- the rpmC gene encoding 50S ribosomal protein L29 produces the protein MLKAKDLINQSVEELEAQYEDLSREIFELLNELKLARKLDKPHLLKEKKRDRARILTVLRQKQVKGA, from the coding sequence ATGTTAAAAGCAAAAGACTTGATCAATCAATCTGTAGAAGAACTTGAAGCTCAATACGAAGACCTATCCCGTGAAATCTTCGAACTCTTGAACGAACTCAAACTTGCAAGAAAACTGGATAAGCCACATCTGCTAAAAGAAAAAAAGAGGGATAGAGCACGAATTTTGACGGTTTTACGGCAGAAACAAGTTAAGGGAGCTTAA
- the rplP gene encoding 50S ribosomal protein L16 produces MALIPSKPKFRKQQKGTMRGKAKAGQFVQFGDYGMQILERGRITNQQIEACRVAINRYFSRKGKVWIRIFPDKPITKKPAETRMGKGKGGTDHWVAVALPGRILFEVANVTREEAQTALLKAAAKLPFRTRFVERMEQV; encoded by the coding sequence ATGGCACTTATTCCATCGAAGCCAAAGTTTCGCAAGCAGCAAAAAGGGACCATGAGAGGCAAAGCCAAAGCAGGTCAATTTGTGCAGTTTGGTGACTACGGTATGCAGATTCTCGAGCGAGGACGGATTACTAATCAACAGATCGAAGCCTGTCGTGTTGCGATTAACCGTTACTTTAGCCGTAAAGGAAAGGTTTGGATTCGCATTTTTCCAGACAAACCGATCACAAAAAAACCAGCGGAAACACGAATGGGTAAAGGAAAAGGTGGAACTGACCATTGGGTTGCTGTTGCACTTCCAGGAAGAATTCTCTTCGAAGTTGCAAACGTAACGAGAGAAGAAGCCCAAACAGCCTTATTAAAAGCAGCTGCAAAGCTTCCTTTTCGTACTCGTTTTGTTGAACGCATGGAACAAGTTTAG
- the rpsC gene encoding 30S ribosomal protein S3 produces MGQKTSPTGFRLVLKKNWKSVWFANKQEFGSLLQEDLVIRNFLIKKPCCVGTSQIKIKRMSEKIEVTLHTARPGLVIGKKGAEIEVMKQELKKLTGKDIWIEVAEIKRPDLDAKLVADAIAKQLERRVAFRRVMKKAIQASMDAGAAGIKVAVSGRIGGAEIARTEWYKEGRIPLHTLRANIEYATGRAETTYGSIGVKVWINKGDQNN; encoded by the coding sequence ATGGGACAAAAGACATCCCCAACTGGATTTAGACTTGTACTAAAGAAAAACTGGAAGTCCGTCTGGTTTGCAAACAAGCAAGAGTTTGGCTCTCTTCTCCAAGAAGATTTGGTGATTCGCAACTTCCTCATCAAGAAGCCATGTTGTGTTGGAACATCACAAATAAAAATTAAACGCATGAGTGAAAAGATTGAAGTGACTCTCCATACTGCAAGACCTGGTCTTGTGATTGGGAAAAAGGGAGCTGAAATCGAAGTCATGAAACAAGAGCTTAAAAAGCTCACCGGAAAAGACATTTGGATCGAAGTTGCTGAGATCAAGAGACCAGATTTAGATGCAAAGCTCGTTGCAGACGCGATTGCAAAACAACTTGAAAGACGCGTTGCTTTCCGTCGAGTCATGAAAAAAGCGATACAAGCATCTATGGATGCAGGAGCTGCTGGAATTAAAGTCGCAGTTTCTGGCCGTATTGGAGGAGCAGAAATTGCTCGCACAGAGTGGTACAAAGAAGGAAGAATTCCTCTCCATACTCTCCGTGCAAATATTGAATATGCAACTGGAAGAGCCGAGACTACATATGGGTCAATTGGCGTCAAAGTTTGGATTAATAAAGGCGATCAAAACAACTAA
- the rplV gene encoding 50S ribosomal protein L22 → MEARAKTKYVRISPRKARLAADLIRGMKVEEAFTQLMFSNLKGGRLLQKTLNSAVANAETQFSVQRRDLRIKEIRVDEGPTMKRAKSKSRGGRVPIMKRMSHFTVVVGT, encoded by the coding sequence ATGGAAGCACGCGCAAAAACGAAATACGTCAGAATTAGCCCAAGAAAGGCTAGACTAGCTGCAGACTTAATTCGTGGAATGAAAGTCGAAGAGGCCTTCACACAATTGATGTTTTCCAATTTAAAAGGAGGACGTCTCTTGCAAAAGACTTTAAATAGCGCTGTTGCAAATGCAGAAACACAATTTAGTGTGCAGCGTAGAGACTTAAGAATTAAAGAAATTAGAGTTGATGAAGGTCCTACAATGAAGCGGGCCAAATCGAAAAGTCGCGGTGGACGAGTGCCAATTATGAAGCGCATGAGTCATTTTACCGTTGTTGTAGGAACTTAA
- the rpsS gene encoding 30S ribosomal protein S19, protein MARSLRKGPFVDHHLLMKVKKQNDEGSKKAIKTWSRRSMIIPDMIGHTFEVHNGRKFISVFVSENMVGHRLGEFSPTRLFKGHPVKK, encoded by the coding sequence ATGGCAAGATCGCTAAGAAAAGGACCTTTTGTTGATCACCATCTATTGATGAAAGTGAAAAAGCAGAACGATGAAGGGTCAAAAAAAGCAATTAAAACTTGGTCGAGACGTTCGATGATCATACCTGATATGATTGGCCATACTTTCGAAGTCCACAACGGACGAAAGTTTATATCCGTCTTCGTATCAGAGAATATGGTTGGACACCGATTGGGGGAATTTTCACCCACTCGATTGTTCAAAGGACACCCAGTTAAGAAATAA
- the rplB gene encoding 50S ribosomal protein L2, translated as MVKKFRPITPGQRKTVLPSNGELTRIGKTHQTVKPTKQLLVAKKRTNGRNHHGRITCRHRGGGHKRFYRLIDFKRDKDGIEARVASVEYDPNRSAHIALLNYRDGEKRYIIAPEGLKQGDLVLSGEKAPFKTGCSMPLKNMPLGSVVHNIEMYPGRGAKFVRSAGLSAQLMARSGGYATLKMPSGEVRMVKETCRATFGAVSNSEWTLRVEGKAGRNRWRGFRPTVRGTAMNPVDHPHGGGEGKHNGYIPQTPWGMQTKGFRTRSKRKSKKLIVKDRRKK; from the coding sequence GGTAAAGAAATTTCGCCCCATAACACCCGGACAAAGAAAGACAGTACTGCCCAGCAATGGTGAACTCACTCGAATTGGAAAGACACACCAAACAGTGAAACCGACAAAGCAATTGCTTGTTGCGAAGAAGCGTACAAATGGTCGGAACCATCATGGACGGATCACATGCCGTCACCGTGGCGGAGGTCATAAGCGCTTTTACCGTCTTATCGATTTTAAAAGAGATAAAGATGGTATCGAAGCTAGAGTAGCGTCTGTTGAATATGATCCTAACAGAAGCGCTCACATCGCACTTCTCAACTATAGAGATGGTGAAAAACGGTACATTATTGCTCCAGAAGGGCTCAAGCAGGGAGATCTAGTTTTATCTGGTGAAAAAGCACCATTTAAAACAGGATGCTCAATGCCTCTTAAGAACATGCCTCTTGGATCCGTTGTTCACAATATTGAAATGTATCCTGGCAGAGGAGCGAAATTTGTCCGGTCGGCAGGTTTATCAGCTCAGTTGATGGCGCGAAGTGGTGGATATGCCACTCTTAAAATGCCTTCGGGTGAAGTCCGTATGGTGAAAGAAACATGCAGAGCGACATTCGGAGCTGTTTCGAACTCAGAGTGGACACTACGTGTAGAAGGTAAAGCAGGAAGAAACCGTTGGCGAGGATTTCGCCCAACAGTTCGTGGAACTGCAATGAATCCAGTTGATCACCCACATGGTGGTGGCGAAGGAAAACATAACGGATATATTCCACAAACTCCATGGGGAATGCAGACAAAAGGGTTTCGTACACGTTCTAAGAGAAAATCGAAGAAGTTAATCGTTAAAGATCGTCGGAAGAAATAG